A stretch of DNA from Acinetobacter sp. C26M:
ACTTATGCAACTTGGTGGATTCGTCAGGCGATCACGCGTTCGATTGCTGACCAAGCACGTACCATTCGTATTCCAGTACACATGATTGAAACCATCAACAAGATCAATCGTGTTTCTCGTCAACTTCTTCAAGAAATGGGTCGTGAACCGACACCTGAAGAGTTAGGCGAACGCCTGGAAATGGATGAAGTTAAAGTTCGTAAAGTACTTAAAATCGCAAAAGAACCGATTTCGATGGAAACACCGATCGGTGATGATGAAGATTCGCATCTTGGTGACTTCATTGAGGACTCAAACATCACTTCACCAGTGGATGCTGCGACCTCGGAAGGCCTAAAAGAAGCGACGCGCGAAGTGCTTGAAAACTTGACTGAACGTGAAGCAAAAGTATTGAAAATGCGTTTTGGTATTGATATGCCAACCGACCATACTTTAGAAGAAGTTGGTAAACAGTTTGACGTAACACGTGAACGTATTCGTCAGATTGAAGCGAAAGCGTTGCGTAAACTTCGCCACCCTTCTCGTTCAGAACACTTACGTTCTTTCTTGGAAAACGACTAATATTTGGGAAATCTTGCGCTAGACCAAAGCATTACATTGGCTTAGCACAAGACTTGAAGTTCAACACTTCATCCCCATCTATGTATTAGATCAAAAGCGCCTGCACTGATGCAGGCGTTTCAAATTAAGAGGTTGCTCATGTTAGACCGCACTCCTTCTCGTGAATTGCAAGAACATCTTTGGGTTTTCCCGATGGACTATCCGATCAAATTGATTGGTAATGCAGGGGATGAACTTCGAGTGGCTGTTGTTGATATTTTGCAGAAGCACTTCCCTGAATTTGATGGCGAATCAGTAAAAGTTCAGCCGTCACGTACAGGTAAATACCATTCTCTGACTGCTCAACTGCGCTTTGAAGAGTTGGAACAAGTTCATGCCTTATATGCTGACCTTGCAGCCTGTCCTTTAATTAAGACAGCGCTTTAATAAAAAAATCCAAAATACGAAAGTGTTTTGGATTTTTTTTATAGGAATAAAAATGCAAAACACTGATGATGAATTCTACGAACGAGCTGACCAACACATTCGCCTGTCTAATCAGCAAATTACGAAAGAGATAGGAAAAGGGAAAGTAAGCGCCTCTATGCTTTTTGCAACATCCCGTTTTAATGCTTGGATCAGCGCAAGTGGATGGGAAACAGCAGAAGAACTCGCTAATGCAAAACAAGAAACTATCGAATACTTTCTTGCTGAATATCGTAAAATGCTTGAAGAAAATTTAGATGAATATATCGAAAATTTTGAAGAGTATATGTTTATCCCACCTAAATGATGACTTAAACACTAATCAATTCAAAGCCGCAAAGGGAATCCTGTTGTAATGAGTGCTGCAAAACCGACTTTAATCATTCGTTGTTTCAATGATCTACAAGATTACACCACTCGTTTTGAAGCAATGAAAGACTTCACAACACACCGTGATGAAACCACCCCTGATGAAGTCTGGTTATTACAACACCAAGATGTCCTGACCCAAGGACAAGCAGGCAAAGCAGAACACATCCTCATGCAGAGCAACCTTCCAATCGTACACACAGATCGTGGTGGTCAAGTCACTTGGCATGGCAGAGGTCAGTTGGTTGCCTATTTCCTGTTAGACCTGAATCGCTTGAAATGGCATGTTCGTACCTTGGTTAGTTTTGCAGAACAAGCCATGATTGATCTACTCAAACAATATAAGATCAATGCCTATGCCAAACCAGATGCACCTGGCGTCTATGTCGATGAACGTAAAATTGGTTCACTCGGTTTTAAAATCCGTCGTGGTCGTAGTTATCATGGTCTTGCCCTGAATATTGACTGTGACTTAACTGGATTTCAGACCATTAACCCATGCGGGTACGCAGGTTTAGAAATGGTACGCTTACAGGACTTACTTGAAGATTATCCAAGCTTTGAACAGCTCTGTGATACTTTCATTGCTTATTTAAAAAATACTGATTTCTTTAATGACCTTGTAGTCAAATCTGAATAATTTACTTTTCAATTCTAATAAAATAAATTAGAGTAAATACTCTAAATTAGCTTTTGCATAATTTTAACAAGGGATACGCAAGTGATTTCAACCAAAGCAGTGAAGCCCACGTTGCAATTTGCCTACGTCAAACTCATGATGGATGTTGTGGGTCGTGGCCTCGTGATGGCAAGCCAAGTGGATGATGAAGTACAACAGGAAGTGTCGAAATTTCCTGTTGGTTTTATCCTTTCAATGAATGTTTTCCCCAATGGACCTGCATTTGTTGCTCGAGTAACCGAACAAAAACAATTAGAGCTATTGTCCAATTACAAAGGCAAGCCTGATTTAACCATTACCTTCAAGCATTTAACCCATGCATTTTTGGTATTTTCTTTCCAAGAAAGTACCGCGCAAGCCTTTGCCAATGACCGTATGATTGCCGATGGTGATGTTTCAAGCGCCATCCGTCTAGTGCGCTGCTTGAATAAAATGGAAGCCCTGATTTTACCTAAGCTAATCGCTTCACTTGCAGTCAAGCGCTACCCTGCTGAATTAACATTAAAAGAAAAATTCACGGGTGCAAAAAATATTTATCTTAAAGTCGCAAAATCATATCTCAAACGGAGCGCATAACATGGCTAAGCCTTATTACGAGTTTTTCTGTCCTGTAAAAGTCATTGCTGGTAACGCTGCCTTAGAGCATATCCCATTTGAACTTGCGACACTTGGTGCAAAACGCCCGATGATCATTACCGATAAAGGTGTGCGTGCCAATGGTTTGCTCAGCCCAATCGAAGCAGCATTCAGCACTACTGATGCGGTGATTGGTGCGATCTTTGATGATGTTCCACCCGATTCAAGCTTGGAAGTTGTTCGCTTAGCAGCAGAACTTTACCGTAAGCAAAAATGTGATGCGATCATTGCGATTGGTGGTGGCTCAGTCATCGACACCTCTAAAGCGACCAATATCTTGGTGTCTGAAGGTGGTGATGATTTATTGCAATATTCAGGTGCACATAACCTGCCAAAACCACTCAAACCATTCTTCGTGATTCCAACCACCTCTGGTACAGGTTCGGAAGTCACCATGGTGGCTGTCGTTTCCGACACACATCGTAATGTGAAACTGGCATTTGCTTCATATTACCTCATGCCACATGCCGCGATTCTTGATCCACGCATGACTCAGACTCTACCACCGCATCTTACTGCTCTGACAGGCATGGATGCACTAACTCACTGTGTAGAAGCCTACACCTGTTTGGCAGCCAATCCACTCAGCGATGCCTATGCCAGTGCAGGGATTAAAAAGATCAGTGAAAACCTGTTCAAAGTTCTAGACAACCCAAGCGATGCACAAGGTCGTTTAGAGCTTGCACAAGCATCCACCATGGCGGGGATTGCCTTCTCTAATTCAATGGTGGGCTTAGTTCACTCATTGGGTCATGCGCTTGGTGCAGTTGCCCATCTGCCCCACGGCTTATGCATGAACTTATTCCTGCCATACGTTCTGGAATACAACAAAGAGATCAATGGCGACAAGATTGGTGAATTACTGCTGCCTCTCGCGGGCGCTGATATTTACGCTCAAACACCAGCCAACTTACGCGCTGACAAAGCAATTTCGACGATTTTAGCCATGCGTGATCGCTTATTCAGCTTGACTAAATTGCCACGTACTTTACGTGAAACAGGTAAAGTCACTGAAGCGCAACTGGATGAGGTTGCAGACAAGGCACTCAATGATGGTTCTATCATTTACAACCCGAAAGAAGCAAACCTGCAAGACATTCGTGCAATCTTACAAAAAGCATGGTAATACATTAAGTTAAATCAAGTATTCCTGCGTAAAAGCCTCGATATTGATTGAATATCGAGGCTTTTCATTTTTAAGTGAATCTTTATTCATCTATTTATTTACCCAATTGGCAAAAAAATTGCTAAAAAAAGCATAAAAGTACTGACAATTTATAGTGTTTTAGGATAGATTGGCGCACTTTCGTTTTTTGTACGGGGGATCGTTTTTGTCTCAAACGATCCTTAACACTATGGCTGATCTTTGATCAACGATTATGAGGATAACGCCGTTGACAAATTTATCTGGGACTCAACCAACAGCGAAGCTTCAAAAGAATCTTGTGCTTTGGCACATCATCATTATTGGCTTGGCTTATATTCAACCATTAACTTTATTTGATACATTTGGTTTAGTATCTGAAAGAAGTGGTGGTCATGTACCGACTTCCTACATATTTGCCTTAGTTGCAATTCTTTTAACGTCGATCAGTTATGGTCACATGATTCGTCGTTATCCATCTTCTGGTTCTGCATATACCTATGCCCAAAAGTCGATTCACCCTAATGTTGGTTTTATGGTGGGTTGGTCTTCGTGGTTAGATTATTTGCTCTCTCCTCTAGTCAATATCATCCTTGCTGATATTTATTTGAGAGCATTATTCCCAGAAGTAAACAACTGGATTTGGGTGATTGGTTTAACCATCCTGATGACGGTGATCAACCTGTTTGGTGCACGTTTTGTCGCGCGTTTTAACAGTACCATCGTGGTGATCCAGCTCGGTGTGATTTTCTACTTTGTGTATCAGGTCTATATCCTGCTCACACAAGGGGTTTATGCCGATGGCACACTGAATCCAGACAAAGCTGAGTTATGGTCACTTGCGCCATTCTGGAATGAAATGACCTCTGTCGGGGCGTTAATTGCAGGTGCAACCGTTCTATGCTTCTCATTTACGGGTTTTGATGCGCTTTCTTCACTTGCTGAAGAAACCAAAGATGCTGAGAAAACTTTGCCACGTGCAATTTTTACCACAGCATTGCTTGCAGGTATCATCTTCATTGTCAGCACTTACTTTATTCAGCTTTACTTCCCAAGTAATCCAAATACCTACTTCAACCCACTGGATGAGTCTCAGCCAGTTATGGTTGCTGCGATTGGTAGTCTGGCATTTAAGACCATGGTTTTATACTTTGCGGTCGTGGCAGTGATGGCATCAGGTATTTCGGCACATGCAGGTGTATCGCGTTTAATGTATGTGATGGGTCGTGATGGCGTGATCAATAAGAAGTTATTCGGTCATATTAGCCCACGCTTGCACACCCCAACTTACAACATCTTGATTGTAGGTGTTGTTGCACTGTCTGCTGGTTTCCTTGATCTTGAGCATATCGTGAACTT
This window harbors:
- a CDS encoding DUF493 domain-containing protein; the encoded protein is MLDRTPSRELQEHLWVFPMDYPIKLIGNAGDELRVAVVDILQKHFPEFDGESVKVQPSRTGKYHSLTAQLRFEELEQVHALYADLAACPLIKTAL
- a CDS encoding DUF3144 domain-containing protein → MQNTDDEFYERADQHIRLSNQQITKEIGKGKVSASMLFATSRFNAWISASGWETAEELANAKQETIEYFLAEYRKMLEENLDEYIENFEEYMFIPPK
- the lipB gene encoding lipoyl(octanoyl) transferase LipB, with the translated sequence MSAAKPTLIIRCFNDLQDYTTRFEAMKDFTTHRDETTPDEVWLLQHQDVLTQGQAGKAEHILMQSNLPIVHTDRGGQVTWHGRGQLVAYFLLDLNRLKWHVRTLVSFAEQAMIDLLKQYKINAYAKPDAPGVYVDERKIGSLGFKIRRGRSYHGLALNIDCDLTGFQTINPCGYAGLEMVRLQDLLEDYPSFEQLCDTFIAYLKNTDFFNDLVVKSE
- a CDS encoding iron-containing alcohol dehydrogenase, which gives rise to MAKPYYEFFCPVKVIAGNAALEHIPFELATLGAKRPMIITDKGVRANGLLSPIEAAFSTTDAVIGAIFDDVPPDSSLEVVRLAAELYRKQKCDAIIAIGGGSVIDTSKATNILVSEGGDDLLQYSGAHNLPKPLKPFFVIPTTSGTGSEVTMVAVVSDTHRNVKLAFASYYLMPHAAILDPRMTQTLPPHLTALTGMDALTHCVEAYTCLAANPLSDAYASAGIKKISENLFKVLDNPSDAQGRLELAQASTMAGIAFSNSMVGLVHSLGHALGAVAHLPHGLCMNLFLPYVLEYNKEINGDKIGELLLPLAGADIYAQTPANLRADKAISTILAMRDRLFSLTKLPRTLRETGKVTEAQLDEVADKALNDGSIIYNPKEANLQDIRAILQKAW
- a CDS encoding APC family permease, translated to MTNLSGTQPTAKLQKNLVLWHIIIIGLAYIQPLTLFDTFGLVSERSGGHVPTSYIFALVAILLTSISYGHMIRRYPSSGSAYTYAQKSIHPNVGFMVGWSSWLDYLLSPLVNIILADIYLRALFPEVNNWIWVIGLTILMTVINLFGARFVARFNSTIVVIQLGVIFYFVYQVYILLTQGVYADGTLNPDKAELWSLAPFWNEMTSVGALIAGATVLCFSFTGFDALSSLAEETKDAEKTLPRAIFTTALLAGIIFIVSTYFIQLYFPSNPNTYFNPLDESQPVMVAAIGSLAFKTMVLYFAVVAVMASGISAHAGVSRLMYVMGRDGVINKKLFGHISPRLHTPTYNILIVGVVALSAGFLDLEHIVNLISFGALTAFSFVNFSVISRYALRDGKNKTPKDIISYIIIPTLGFASVFMMWLEIDKLALQIGLAWAVIGVGYLAYKTKGFKYNAPQHNEFDDRH